A window of Theropithecus gelada isolate Dixy chromosome 14, Tgel_1.0, whole genome shotgun sequence contains these coding sequences:
- the ASCL2 gene encoding achaete-scute homolog 2 has protein sequence MDGGALPRSAPPAPRVPVSCAARRRPTSPELLRCSRRRRPATAETGGSAAAVARRNERERNRVKLVNLGFQALRQHVPHGGASKKLSKVETLRSAVEYIRALQRLLAEHDAVRNALAGGLRPPAVRPSAPRGQPGTTAVAASPSRASSSPGRGGSSEPGSPRSAYSSDDSGCEGALSPAERELLDFSSWLGGY, from the coding sequence ATGGACGGCGGCGCACTGCCCAGGTCCGCGCCCCCTGCGCCCCGCGTCCCTGTCAGCTGCGCTGCCCGGCGGAGACCCACGTCCCCGGAACTGTTGCGCTGCAGCCGGCGGCGGCGACCGGCCACCGCAGAGACCGGGGGCAGCGCAGCGGCCGTAGCGCGGCGCAATGAGCGCGAGCGCAACCGCGTGAAGCTGGTGAACTTGGGCTTCCAGGCGCTGCGGCAGCACGTGCCGCACGGCGGCGCCAGCAAGAAGCTGAGCAAGGTGGAGACGCTGCGCTCGGCCGTGGAGTACATCCGCGCGCTGCAGCGCCTGCTGGCCGAGCACGACGCCGTGCGCAACGCGCTGGCGGGAGGGCTGCGGCCGCCTGCTGTGCGGCCGTCTGCGCCCCGCGGGCAGCCTGGGACCACCGCGGTCGCCGCCTCGCCCTCCCGCGCTTCTTCGTCCCCGGGCCGCGGGGGCAGCTCGGAGCCCGGCTCCCCGCGTTCCGCCTACTCGTCGGACGACAGCGGCTGCGAGGGCGCGCTGAGTCCCGCGGAGCGCGAGCTGCTCGACTTCTCCAGCTGGTTAGGGGGCTACTGA
- the C14H11orf21 gene encoding LOW QUALITY PROTEIN: uncharacterized protein C11orf21 homolog (The sequence of the model RefSeq protein was modified relative to this genomic sequence to represent the inferred CDS: inserted 1 base in 1 codon), translating to MGRAGCGMQRKQCLGKRSAVPRWPHLSSQSGVKLPDRWTGTLGWPSRDQEAPGSGMPPAAAQPSAHDALVPPATAHETTDHPALHWLACCCCLSLPGQLPLVIRLGWDXGRLCPRARRWQPLPS from the exons AtgggcagggctgggtgtgggATGCAGAGGAAACAGTGCCTGGGGAAGAGGAG CGCTGTGCCCAGGTGGCCTCACTTGTCATCTCAAAGTGGCGTCAAACTCCCGGACAGGTGGACGGGAACCCTAGGCTGGCCCTCCAGAGACCAG GAGGCCCCTGGCTCAGGGATGCCACCTGCAGCTGCCCAGCCCTCCGCCCATGACGCCCTTGTTCCACCTGCTACCGCTCATGAAACTACGGATCACCCAGCTCTGCACTGGCTTGCCTGCTGCTGCTGTCTCAGTTTACCTGGGCAGTTGCCCCTGGTTATCCGGCTGGGGTGGG TTGGGAGGCTGTGTCCTCGGGCCAGGAGGTGGCAGCCTCTACCTTCCTGA